The following is a genomic window from Pan paniscus chromosome 18, NHGRI_mPanPan1-v2.0_pri, whole genome shotgun sequence.
TGGGGGCGAATGTGGCTGCCGGGGAGAAGCGAACAGGGGTCAAAAGGACTGCGGAGGAGTGGGGAGCCTGGGGGCGAGGAGAGTGGGGTACCCGAGGAGAGGGGGCCTTGGGGTTCACCGTCCTGGAGGGGGCAGGCCTCGAGTGTGAACGTGCCGTTTCGGGGGGGGGGTCTAAGGGATCGGGATACGTGGGGGTGGTACCCCTTCCCTACCCCCTACACTCCAAAGTGATGGCGCTGGGGGAATTCGGGTTAGGGTCGGGGTTTCGGAGAGGCCAGGTTCTTGTCCAGGGCCAGCTCCTGTGGCCGGGGCGCCCCTTCGCGGGTCATCCCGCAGGTGTTACCCTGGCCCTTCCCATTCCCCCGAGTCCGGGATCTCTGGGAGGAGTCCGGCAAACATAGAATGTCCCCTTCAGATCCTAATGTGCCGGCCCAGGtgcctccccacctgcccagggACTCCAAATTGGGGAACCAGGAGTGCccccaggcacctgccaacaGCCAGTGAAGTTTGACCAGGCAGGCAGGATGGGGTGGTTTGGGGCATGGCCAGCCCTCCACACTGGCCCTGATGAATCCCTTCTGGGCTGGGCTCAGAAGGGCTGGTAGTGGACTAATTTGGTAAAAACACATCCACAGGCAAGGCTGAGTGCACTGGTCTCCTTGGGCGGATCTGCTGGGTGGCACCCCTGTAGCGGGTTGGGCTGTGACACAGGACCATCCCAGCAAAGCCTCCCCCAACAGGACTCTCTGGCTGTGGACCCCAGTTGTCCTCAGGCTGCTCTGCCAAGCCAGAAACTCCActtccacagcagctgctggcttctctttgcttttttctccaGTTCCTGGAAAAGGCTGGGTAGTTTACAGTCTCCAGGGGAGGCTGTCCCCAGGTGATGGGTGAGAGGTGACTCAGCACCCCTGGAGGTTCCTGTTTTCAGTCCTTAAAACAGTTCTGCAAGTCAGTTTTGCAACTTTCCCACCCCCTCCACTCCAAAGTGATCCTTTGTGGGTAGGCTGAAATCTGTTGTCCCCAGCCCTCTTTCTTCCTGGGCTCCTGTGTGGTCTGGAGGCCTTTTCTCTGGGACTGTTCTCTTCCTGCCTGGAGAGCAGGGCAGTGCCTGGGTGTCCAGCTTAGGGCCTCGTTGGGCAGcagggaggaccacttgagaaAGGAGAGGGACCAGGTGGTTGGGCCACATCAGGGCCCCTGCCCTCTATGTTCCTGGGGGAACTAGGGGGGCGAGGGGGAGCTCCGTGTCCTCATTGCATTGGACTACCCAGGTTCCTTCACGCTGCACACGCTTGCAGCTGGGTGTCTTTGCATCACcaagcaaagatggaaatgttagGAGATGCCCCGTCACGAGGCTATGAGAAGAATCAAGGAGATAATTGTGAAAGGTGACTCCCCTGGTCTGTGGCACATCTACTAAACGTGAGCTCAGCACAGCGCCTCCCGTGGCGGGTGCCTGGGGAAGGAGCACAGCCTACCCTCGGAACGGGGGCAGCGCTGTCTTTGCCTGGGTTGGTGGATTTGGGAGCTTGACCCCAGAAAGGCGGGAGCTGATGACTCCACATTTGCCTCTCCTTCCACCACAGGCGTTTACGTGTGTGCCAAGTGTGGCTATGAGCTGTTCTCCAGCCGCTCGAAGTATGCACACTCGTCTCCATGGCCGGCGTTCACCGAGACCATTCACGCCGACAGCGTGGCCAAGCGTCCGGAGCACAATAGACCTGAAGCCTTGAAGGTGAGAGGCcacaggggtgggggagggatgggGGCAGCCAGGGAGAGCAGAGAGCCAgtcccaccttcctccctctgcTTGCCCCACAGCTCCAGGGGCTTAGAGGCGTCTATTCCAGGCCTGTTGCCTCTGCCAGGGAGCTGCCACCCCAGGCTATCGGGAGAGCCTGGCCTTCTGGTGCAAATGTGGGAAACAGGACAGGTTTCCTGTACGGGCTCCAGGACAAAGGTCAACCTCTTATGTCAGCAGTCAGCTTGGGAAATGGGCGTGTGGGAAGAAACACCATCTGCCAGCCCCAGTAAGGGCCTTCACTGTGGCTGTTTTGCGGCCAGAAGCTCACCCAGCTGCCTTGTGATCTTTCCAGGTGTCCTGTGGCAAGTGTGGCAATGGGTTGGGCCACGAGTTCCTGAACGACGGCCCCAAGCCGGGGCAGTCCCGATTCTGAATATTCAGCAGCTCGCTGAAGTTTGTCCCTAAAGGTGAGCTTGCTTTGCACAGCTGGGGCCAGGCCTGTTGGCCTTTGAGCCCAGGCTGGGGGGCCCAGTGTTTGTGCTTGTCCACTTACCATGACAAAGTATGGGGCCACCAAGTCATGCTGCCTGGGAACTGTCCAGGATCCCCCAGAAAGGTGGCTGCAGCGCAGGGGCAAAGGAGCTGGTGTTCTGCTTCCTCGCTTGGTTGATCATGACTGTCCCAAAAAGGGGCTTCAGCGTGAGATGTGGCAAATGGTTTTCCTCAGAGGCCTGGCCTTTCCCAGAGGCTAGAGTCAGGGGCGGGGCAGGCAGAGCCTGAGGCCCCAGTCTGTGTGGCTATGTCTCCCACTGTCTAGGACTGTGGCCTTGCTTCTTAGCCACTCAGAGCCTGCCTCCTCCTCTGCAGAGTGGCAGTGTTAGCAGGGCTGTGAGGACAGCTGCGTGTCACGTGCACCTGGGCCTGGCACACAATAATAGCTTGATGAATcctcatcccttttttttttttctgagatggagtcttgctctgtcgtgcaggctggtgtgcagtggcgcgatctcagctcactgcaacctctgcctcctggttcaagcaattctcctctcttggcctcccaagtagctgggattgcaggcacgcatcaccacgcccagctaatttttgtatttttagtagataaggggtttcaccatggtggccaggctggtcttaaactcctgacctcaggtgatctgcccaccttggcctctcaaagtgctcggattataggcatgagccaccacgcccagcccacacctggttaatttttaatttttttttttttttttttgatgacagagtcttgttctgtcacccaggctggagtgcaatggccaatctcagctcaatgtagcctctgcttcccaggttcaagtgattcttctgcctcagcctcccgagtagctgggattacaggctcccactaccatgcctggctaatttttgtttttttagtagagacggggcttcaccatgttagccaggctggtctggaactcctgacctgaggtgatctgcctgtctcaacctcccaaagtgctgggattataggtgtgagctaccgcacccagccaatttttaaaatttttatagagatgggggtctcactatgttgcccaggctggtcttgaactcctctgggccttggcctcccaaggtgctgggattacaggcttgagccactgcctggcctgAAATGGGGTTGTTAACAGCACACGCTTGTGGCCATCACCGTGCTGTGGGGTTGAGCGAGCAGCCTGTCAGGGCCTGGTGTGTGGTAAACCTGCGATATTTTCGtccttttgttgttatttgtcCTCCATGTGAGTGGAGGGAGAAGAGATTCTGGGTTCTCCTGTGGATCTCAGAACAAAATGGGGTACACAGACTCCCCTGAGTCGGGCATCTGGTCTTTTCAGCTCCCCTGTGGCCTGCAGGCCAGGGCAGAGTGTGAAAGCGCAGGGAACGGCACCTGAAGCTCTGCCTTGCAGTGACTTGCTTTCTGCCCCCACCCTGGCTTtccaccgcccccgcccccggcTTTCCGCCCCTGCTTGCTTTCTGTCCCCGCTTACTTTCCGccccctctcctttctttcaGGCAaagaaacttctgcctcccagggtcactAGGCGGGCAGCCCACACCCACCCCAGACGGCCACCGCACTGAGGCCACACGTTGGCCATTCCACCTTGAAGTTGGAACCCTGGGCGTCGAGACAGGAAGGCAGGGCGCAGTGGTTGAAACatcaggacactcccaaggcCCCGGCTCTGAACAAGACCTTTTCGTTTCTTGGAAAAGAGACTCATTTGCTGATGGTTCATGCCTTCTGCTGGGACAGGCCTGGGCTGTGCAGCCACACCGTCGGCTGACTTAGCCCCCTGCTCACTCTAGGTGCCTCCAGGAGGTGAGCCCTGGGTGCAGCTGGTCTCTGAATGACGTTACACCCTCACCTTCTTTTCCTGGCCCTGTCTCTGGACTCTCCCCTGTGAGGCCCAATTCCAAGACAGACTCTCGTCCTCACCGAAGCTTAGGCCTACATCTCCCAGGCTGCTTAGGAGACAGAATGGAAACGGAGGCCGCCCCTGCCAGCCGCCCTGGCCCTGGTCACTGCATGATCCGCTCTGGTCAAACCCttccaggccagccagggtggggaTGGTCTGTGACCTGCTGGGAAGGCAGGCTGATGGGGCACACCCTTGGCCTCTCATCCACGAGGGGAGAAACCTAAACCCTGTTTCACAATCTGTGCGGAAGTAGCTTGCCTCACTCCTGCTTAGGAAAGCGGCTGTTGCTCCATAACTCTAACCAGCACAGGGCTGAGGCCTGCAGTGCACACCTGCAGGGAGGCCCTTCCCAAGGTGTGGTGACTGTGCCTTACTATACATGCTCGGAGGCTTGGCCATATAGGAGGGTGGGTGATGCTGAAATCACCCCCCATCTTAGGTAATTACTTTCTGGAGTAATCAGGTGGAAATCCGTAGACAAATGAAACATTCAGatgcactgtctttttttttgttttgagatggggtggggtcttgctctgacatccaggttggagtacagtggtgcagcgtggctcactgcagcactgacctcgcaggttcaagtgattctcccacctcagcctcccaagtagctgggaccacaggtgggcaccaccatgctggataacttttacattttttgtagagatggggtctcactatgttgccgaggctggtcttgaactcctggactcaaatgatcctcccaccttggcctcccaaaatgctaggattacacatGTAAGCCACCTTGCCCCGGCCCTGCTGTCTTTATTAACAACATCAGAGATGCCAGGACATGAGTGTCAGGCCTTTATATAGTTTAaaaaggcaggcatggtggctcacgcctgtaatcctagcactttgggaggccgaggcaggaggatcacctgaggtcaggggttcaaaaccagcctggccgacatgaggaaaccctgtctctactaaaaaaatacgaaaattagccaggcgtggtggcacacacctgtaatcctggctactcgggaggctgaggtgggagaatcgcttgaacccaggaggcagaggttgcagtgacatgagatcctgccactgcattccagcctgggcaacagagactgtgcctccaaaaaaaaaactttttttgcaaatatttactgagtatcctttcagtaaatatttgcaaaaaaaaatatgCCTGGGGGTGCAGCTGTGAACGAGATAGGTGAGGCCCCTGCTCAAGGTCTCACAGCATAGCTGGGGAGACCTGGTAGTGAGGTAGTGTCAGAAGATGATAGGGCTGGGAGCAACCGCAGCAGAGTAATGATGCTAGGATGTGTGGAGGAAGCTCCAGGGGTCAGGGAGGGGGACTCAGGAGGGCTTAGCTCAGCAGTGATGGGCACAGCATGTGCACAGGCTCAGCACACATGGGGCCTGCCCCAGGCCCTGGAGGGCACGGAACAAGGCTCCACAAGAAATGCACCATTTTCCCAATTTATACCCACAGAAATCCGGGGAGCATGTGGGAGTGGATTTTAAGGGTGGATGTTTCACCCTGCAGAACCCACAGCTGGCATCGCCCCAAAAGCGGTGGCCAGGAGTGCCCCAAAGGGCACAGGATGGCCCCAAAGCATCGCAAGATGGGGCCAGTTGGGATCTGAACTAAGGAACGCTAAACGCCAGGGTGAGCAGTCCAGAGCATTTATTAGGGGGACTTACAGAAGGCCGCAGCGTATCCTTGCAACAAAAGCGAGAGAGAAGAGGTGCCCTCCCTTGATATCTCTGCAGCAAGGGGACATGGTGTGGAGTGGATATGGAAGTTTAAGGGATTTGGCTCAGGGCTGGGCCAgtttctttcagtgttttagCCAAcaacctagattttttttttttttttttttttttttttggagacagagtcttggtctgtcatttaggctggagtgcagtggtgagatctcagctcactgcagcctccgtctcgcgcctcccgggttcaagcagttcttgtgcctcagcctcttgagtagctgggattacaggcgctcgccagtatgcctggctaatttttgtatttttagtagagatagggtttcgccatgttggccaggctgatctcgaacactgcacccagcctagaattttttaatttaatttttaaaaaattagagatagGGCCTTACcatctcacccaggctggtcttgaattcctaggctcaaacaatcctgcctcagtcccccaaagtgctgggattacaggtgtgagccacatgccTGGCTGCACTTTGTGATTCTTGGTCAGgacacagaaagaaagcaggggagtccggtgtggtggctcatgcctgtcatcccagcactttgggaggctgaggtgggcggatcacctgaggtcgggagttcaagaccagcctggccaacacggtgaaaccctatctctactaaaaatacaaaaattagctgggtgtggtggcgcatgcctgtaatcccagc
Proteins encoded in this region:
- the MSRB1 gene encoding methionine-R-sulfoxide reductase B1 isoform X2, encoding MSFCSFFGGEVFQNHFEPGVYVCAKCGYELFSSRSKYAHSSPWPAFTETIHADSVAKRVLWQVWQWVGPRVPERRPQAGAVPILNIQQLAEVCP
- the MSRB1 gene encoding methionine-R-sulfoxide reductase B1 isoform X1 encodes the protein MSFCSFFGGEVFQNHFEPGVYVCAKCGYELFSSRSKYAHSSPWPAFTETIHADSVAKRPEHNRPEALKVSCGKCGNGLGHEFLNDGPKPGQSRFUIFSSSLKFVPKGKETSASQGH
- the MSRB1 gene encoding methionine-R-sulfoxide reductase B1 isoform X3, translated to MSFCSFFGGEVFQNHFEPGVYVCAKCGYELFSSRSKYAHSSPWPAFTETIHADSVAKRPEHNRPEALKAKKLLPPRVTRRAAHTHPRRPPH